From a single Alloactinosynnema sp. L-07 genomic region:
- a CDS encoding antibiotic biosynthesis monooxygenase, translating into MSAATQTFTAYRVMLRMEINPGMEADFERVWTEVGDSVTSHPANLGQWLSRSQDEEGVYYIVSDWVDEPRFREFELSDRHLDHRQKLHPYRSKGSMVTMNVVAHLASSATVKTHTEWEAAQA; encoded by the coding sequence ATGTCCGCCGCAACGCAGACCTTCACCGCGTACCGGGTCATGCTCCGCATGGAGATCAACCCGGGCATGGAAGCCGACTTCGAGCGCGTGTGGACCGAGGTGGGCGACTCGGTCACCTCGCACCCGGCGAACCTGGGCCAGTGGCTCTCGCGCAGCCAGGACGAGGAAGGCGTGTACTACATCGTCTCCGACTGGGTGGACGAGCCGCGGTTCCGCGAGTTCGAGCTGTCCGACCGGCACCTGGACCACCGCCAGAAGCTGCACCCCTACCGGTCCAAGGGTTCCATGGTGACCATGAACGTCGTGGCGCACCTCGCGTCCTCGGCCACCGTGAAGACCCACACGGAGTGGGAAGCCGCTCAGGCATGA